The sequence GATCGACGTTCAGATAGCGCAACAGCGGGAGCTGATACCCCTGCTTGACGGCCCGGGAGTAGTCGAAGCGCTTGACGGGGCGGTGCATGGCAGAACCTGCTGGCGGCGGCAGAACAAGGCGGCACCGGGAGTTCCCGGCGCCGCCTTCACGTCACTTCGAATCGACGACGGTGAATGCGCCCTTGCCCATGTTCATCCCGCAAATCACCGGCACATTCCCCGCCTTGTCCGGCGTGAACGCAATCAGCGTATCTCCGGCCTTCACCGTCTTCTTCACGTTCAACGACGCAATCACGACGGTCCGCATGCACCCTTTGACCGTGTCCAGGTCGACGTCCATCTCGACCGGCACGCCTTTGGCGAGCGTCGAGGGCGTCACGACATAGCCCTTGTCGTCGAACGACAGCTTCACCTTCTGGACCTTCTTCTGTGCCTGGCTGGGCTTGGCCGGAGCGCTCGGCGCCTGGGCCGATCCGACAACGGCCGCAAACGAGAGCGCCACCGCGAACGCGAATATGTTTCTGAGGGTCATTCGATCTCCTTCTCGGCTGAACGTTGTGCGAGCCTGGCATCGCGCGGGCGCGCAGCCCGTTCTGTCTCCCGATTCTCACTCGAAGCACCTCCGGACCGCAAGCCGCGCGATGGGGCCGGTGGCGACGGGCATCGGGATGTCGGACGGCCTTCAACGGATCACGGACCCTCCATTGCGGTCCGACCGTTTCGACGCTACGCTGTGACGGGTCAGCATACGGACCAGGAACAAGGGGTCTCGGCCAACATGAACCCGGCGGATATCGCCCAGATTCCCCCGAGCGCCCGAACCCAGCGCGCCCTTGACGTGTTCTGGATCTTCGCCGGCGCCAATATCGTCGCGACGACGCTGCAAGTGGGTGCGGCGCTCGCCGGCGACTTCGAACCGGCATCGGCGTTGATCCTGATTGCGGTCGGCGCGGCGGGCGGCTCGATGCTCGTCGCGTCGCTGGCGGTTGTCGGCCCGCGGTTGGGCGTGCCGTCGGTCATCGCGGCGCGCGCGGCGCTGGGTGTTCGCGGCGCCGGGCTGGTTGCGGCCCTCCTCTACGTCACCAACTTCGCGTGGATCGCCGTCAACAACGTGATTGCCGCATCGGTTGGCGCACGGCTGCTGGGCGGTCCGGCAGCCATGCCGCTGTGGATTGCGGGCCTGGGCCTCGTCTCGACCGCGGTGGTGGCGCTCGGTCCGCGCGCGGTGGGCCTCGCCGATCGGATTGCCGTGCCGCTGCTGCTGCTGGTTGGAGGCGCGATGACGTGGGCGGTCATCCAGGCGCCTTCGCAACTGCCGATGTCGATCGCCCCGGCCGTCCACGGCCCCTCCTGGTTTCGCGGCTTCGACATCGTCGTCGGCTACCAGGTGTCGTGGATCCTGATGTTCGCGGACTATTCCCGGTACACGACGTCGGAGCGAAAGAGCGCATGGGCCGTGTTGCTCGGGCTGCTGCTTACCAGTCTCTGGATGATGCCGCTGGGCCTGGCCGCGGCGCGCGTGGCGGGCACGGCCGACCCGGGCGAGATGATGGCGGCCATCGGCCTCGGCTGGGTGGGGGCGGTGTTGATGGTGCTGGCCACGATCACCACGAACTTCGTGAACATCTACATGTCGGGGCTGGCCTGGAAGACCCTGGTACCGCGGATGAGCGCCCAGTGGTCGGTCTGGTCGATTGGCATCATCGGCACACTGCTCGCGCTGCTCTCGGGAAGCTGGCTGAATCGGTACGCCGAGTTCATGGTGGTGCTGGGGGGCGTCCTGGTGCCGGTCGGAGGCGTTCTGGTGGCGCACTTCCGGTTCGGACGCCCGGCGCCTCATGTGCCCGATCTGTACGATGCCCGTGGACCCTATCGTGGCGTGCTGCTGCCGGGTGTGGTGGCGTGGGCGCTCGGAAGCCTGGCCTACTATCTCGCCAGTCGGTGGGGCGGAACGCTGCCGTCGCTGATGACTTCGATTGTGGCGTACCGGATCCTGGCGAGACGGCGGGGGCAAGGCGTACCAAGGGCACGATAAATCGCACCCCTACTGCTGCCTCGCCCGCGGATGCGCGCGGCGATAGACGTCGATCAGTTGCGCGGCGCTCACGTGCGTGTAGCGCTGCGTGGTCGACAACTGCGCGTGCCCCAGCAGTTCCTGAATGGCCCGCAGGTCCGCGCCCCGCTCCAGCAGGTGTGTCGCAAACGAATGCCGCAGCGCATGCGGACTGATGCCGCTGCGGATGCTGCACTGCGACACGTAGAGCCGCACCAGCCGGTGCACACTTCGGCCCGTCAGCCGTCCGCCGCGGGCGTTGAGGAACAGGGGACTGGCGGCGGCCGACTCCCGCGGCAGCCGCCGGAGGGGACTCCGTCGCGCGGGTGATTTCGGCGGCCCTGTCTTCTGCCGCAACGCCTGTTGCTCGAGCGCGGGGCGGTCCTTGAGATACGCCCGCAGCGCGTCGGCCGCGCTCTGGTTGAAGGGGACAATGCGCTCCTTGCTCCCCTTGCCGAGCACGCGCACGAGGCGGCCGCCGAGATTCACGCTCTCCAGGTCGAGACCCACCAGCTCGCTCAATCGCAGCCCGGACGCGTAGAACAGCTCGAGCATCGCCCGATCCCGTCTTCCAAGCGGCGACTGCGTGTCCGGTGTTTCGAGGAGGGCCGTCATCTCGTCAATCTCGAGGTGCGCCGGCAGCTTGTTCTCGGACTTCGGCGTGGCGACCATCGAACCGGGATCGCCCTCGATCAGCCCCTCGCGGCGAAGATAACGCGTGAACGTCCGGACCGCCGCCAGCTTGCGGCCCGCGCTCTTGCGGGACCTGTGGGTCCGATAGAGCTCGGCGAGAAACGACCGGATGGCGGCCACGTCGCAATCGGTGGGCCGCTGCTCACCGCCGGACCGGCCGTTGTGGATGGGCAGGAAGTCGAGAAATTGCGACAGGTCGCTCTCGTAGGCGCGCACCGTGTGCGGCGAGGCGCCCCGGTTCAGGCGAATGAAGTCGAGAAACGACCGGAGATGATCTTTCACTTGTTCCGATTCACACGCTTCTGGCTTCGTGACCGGAGCCACTCAGCCATCGGGACGGCGGTTCCTTCGCGTCCCCGCTCACGCGAGCCGGCAAAACGGACCTTCCGGGACTCGGTACCGACCTTACGGTCGCGCTATTCGCGCAGCCCGTTTCGGCCCTCACGGTTCGTTTTGCAGACTGCGCTGTCGGCTCGGTTCGAGGGGCCGCTTCGGAAGCCGTTCGTCCGCTGGCAGCAGCGCTCCCCTCTTCTTACTTCTTACTTCTTACTTCCTACTTCTTGCTACTTGCTTCTTCCCAATCCGCCAAATCCGCCAACGCCCGTGTCGAGATCGCGAGCTTCCGTTCCACCTTGTTCCGGGGCGGTTTCTGCAGCGGCTCCATGATGCCGAATGTGATATTGCTCGGCTGGTATCCCGCCGATGTCGCGTGAGACACATAGTACGCCAGCGCCCCCATCGCGGTCGTCCGTAATGGTGCGGTCGGCTGCAGCCCCCGTGCGAGCGATGCGGCGCTGATTCCGGCGAGAAGCCCCGACGCCGCGGATTCGACATAACCCTCGACGCCGGAGATCTGGCCGGCAAACAGGAGATCCGGGCGCCGACGGGCCTGCCAGGTCTCGGCGAGCACCATCGGGCCGTTGATGTAGGTGTTGCGATGGACCATGCCGAGCCTCACGAATTCGGCCCTCTCCAGACCGGGAATCAATCGCAGCACGCGCGCCTGATCGCTCCACTTGAGCTGCGTCTGAAACCCCACGAGGCTGTAATGATCGCCGGCGAGATTGTCCTGGCGCAGCTGGACGACGGCGTACGGAAGCCTTCCCGTGCGCGGGTCGGCGAGGCCCACCGGCTTCATCGGTCCAAAGCGCAACGTGTCGGGTCCCCGGTGCGCCAGCACTTCGATCGGCAGGCACCCTTCAAAGAACTGCGTGCGGTCGAAGTCATGCACGGTCGCCGATTCCGCGTGCGTCAGCGCGTCGTAGAACGCGCCGTACTCGGCGGCGGTCATCGGGCAATTGAGGTAGTCGCCCTCGCCGCCAGCATCGGCGCCTTCAACGCCCACGGGAGCGCTGGCGTCATGGCCCGGGCCGAGGCTTCTCCCCCACCGTGACGCTCTGAAGACTCTGCTCATGTCGATGCTCTCGGCAGAGACGATTGGGCTGATCGCGTCATAGAAATAGAGGTAGCTCTGCCCGACGAACTCGCGGATGTCATGAGACAGGGCGTCGGAGGTCAGCGGACCGGTCGCGATGATTACCGGCCGGGCATCACCGTCGGATACCGGGATTCGGTCGACTTCCTCGCGCCGCACGGTGATGAGCGGATGCTGCTCGATCTCCCGGGTCATCTCGATCGCGAACCGGTCACGATCGACGGCCAGCGCCGCGCCGGCGGGCACGCGCACGGCGTCTGCCACCCGCAT comes from Acidobacteriota bacterium and encodes:
- a CDS encoding cupredoxin domain-containing protein, which produces MTLRNIFAFAVALSFAAVVGSAQAPSAPAKPSQAQKKVQKVKLSFDDKGYVVTPSTLAKGVPVEMDVDLDTVKGCMRTVVIASLNVKKTVKAGDTLIAFTPDKAGNVPVICGMNMGKGAFTVVDSK
- a CDS encoding cytosine permease codes for the protein MNPADIAQIPPSARTQRALDVFWIFAGANIVATTLQVGAALAGDFEPASALILIAVGAAGGSMLVASLAVVGPRLGVPSVIAARAALGVRGAGLVAALLYVTNFAWIAVNNVIAASVGARLLGGPAAMPLWIAGLGLVSTAVVALGPRAVGLADRIAVPLLLLVGGAMTWAVIQAPSQLPMSIAPAVHGPSWFRGFDIVVGYQVSWILMFADYSRYTTSERKSAWAVLLGLLLTSLWMMPLGLAAARVAGTADPGEMMAAIGLGWVGAVLMVLATITTNFVNIYMSGLAWKTLVPRMSAQWSVWSIGIIGTLLALLSGSWLNRYAEFMVVLGGVLVPVGGVLVAHFRFGRPAPHVPDLYDARGPYRGVLLPGVVAWALGSLAYYLASRWGGTLPSLMTSIVAYRILARRRGQGVPRAR
- a CDS encoding tyrosine recombinase XerC yields the protein MKDHLRSFLDFIRLNRGASPHTVRAYESDLSQFLDFLPIHNGRSGGEQRPTDCDVAAIRSFLAELYRTHRSRKSAGRKLAAVRTFTRYLRREGLIEGDPGSMVATPKSENKLPAHLEIDEMTALLETPDTQSPLGRRDRAMLELFYASGLRLSELVGLDLESVNLGGRLVRVLGKGSKERIVPFNQSAADALRAYLKDRPALEQQALRQKTGPPKSPARRSPLRRLPRESAAASPLFLNARGGRLTGRSVHRLVRLYVSQCSIRSGISPHALRHSFATHLLERGADLRAIQELLGHAQLSTTQRYTHVSAAQLIDVYRRAHPRARQQ
- the trmFO gene encoding methylenetetrahydrofolate--tRNA-(uracil(54)-C(5))-methyltransferase (FADH(2)-oxidizing) TrmFO, which gives rise to MPHVRIIGGGLAGCEAAWQIARRNVPVTLYEMRPTRPTDIHRTGNLAELVCSNSFRADKLDNAVGLLKEEMRRLDSLVMRVADAVRVPAGAALAVDRDRFAIEMTREIEQHPLITVRREEVDRIPVSDGDARPVIIATGPLTSDALSHDIREFVGQSYLYFYDAISPIVSAESIDMSRVFRASRWGRSLGPGHDASAPVGVEGADAGGEGDYLNCPMTAAEYGAFYDALTHAESATVHDFDRTQFFEGCLPIEVLAHRGPDTLRFGPMKPVGLADPRTGRLPYAVVQLRQDNLAGDHYSLVGFQTQLKWSDQARVLRLIPGLERAEFVRLGMVHRNTYINGPMVLAETWQARRRPDLLFAGQISGVEGYVESAASGLLAGISAASLARGLQPTAPLRTTAMGALAYYVSHATSAGYQPSNITFGIMEPLQKPPRNKVERKLAISTRALADLADWEEASSKK